A genomic region of Pogona vitticeps strain Pit_001003342236 chromosome 15, PviZW2.1, whole genome shotgun sequence contains the following coding sequences:
- the LOC110080992 gene encoding lysosomal acid glucosylceramidase, with protein sequence MASAMRWVDPGPWMLPLWLFLQMVVGARAGFPCAPRVVGHKAMVCVCNATYCDTLDPVSLPPLGTFAKYESSQDGRRFELSQGAMRSSPTRAGLSYSYNPFVHYQTIKGFGGSHTDAAAINIMRLSPEAQDRLLRSYFSEEGIEYNLLRLPMACSDFSTHAYSYDDKCPNDYDLTCFSLAPEDTKLRIPLLHRFQALSKRPLSLVASPWTAPAWLRTNNLVMGKGRLKGAAGDRYHKTWASYFLRFLDEYAKENITFWAITPQNEPVLSVYIAQKNFPTNQFTPEEQRDFIIQDLGPALAASSHKKVQLIIHDDQRVNLPYWAKVIIGNSSAAQYVSGVGIHWYLDSVIPPEPTLEATYLLYPDFFLLYTESCNGFRSWEPKVDLGSWERGNRYSRNILTNLNSFVTGWIDWNLALDTEGGPNFVQNYVDSPIIVDAFQDEFYKQPMFYHLGHFSKFIPEGSVRVALTSQCGIGICQLQSAGFLRPDGVAVVVVLNDGFCDIAFSISDDQVGYIEDTARAASIQTYVWQRSW encoded by the exons ATGGCCTCTGCGATGCGGTGGGTGGATCCGGGCCCTTGGATGCTGCCTTTATGGCTCTTCCTCCAGATGGTCGTGGGGGCGAGAG CCGGCTTTCCGTGCGCACCCAGGGTCGTCGGCCACAAGGCCATGGTGTGTGTCTGTAATGCCACCTACTGCGACACTCTGGATCCCGTCTCCCTCCCGCCCCTTGGCACCTTTGCCAAATACGAGAGCAGCCAAGATGGCCGGCGCTTCGAACTGAGCCAAGGGGCAATGCGTTCGAGTCCCACACGTGCAG GTCTTTCGTATTCGTACAACCCATTCGTCCACTACCAAACCATCAAAGGTTTCGGTGGCTCGCACACAGATGCCGCAGCGATCAACATCATGAGGTTGTCTCCGGAGGCCCAAGACCGGTTGCTCCGATCCTACTTCTCCGAAGAAG GGATCGAATATAACCTCCTGCGTTTGCCCATGGCGTGCTCTGACTTTTCTACGCATGCATACAGTTACGATGACAAGTGTCCGAACGATTACGACCTGACGTGCTTCAGTCTGGCGCCAGAGGACACAAAACTGAGG ATCCCGCTCCTCCACCGCTTCCAGGCCCTCTCCAAGCGGCCACTCTCCCTCGTGGCCAGCCCGTGGACGGCTCCCGCATGGCTCCGGACCAACAACCTAGTGATGGGGAAAGGGCGGCTGAAGGGCGCAGCTGGCGACAGATACCACAAGACGTGGGCCTCCTATTTCCTCAG GTTCCTCGATGAATATGCAAAAGAAAACATCACCTTTTGGGCTATTACGCCTCAGAATGAGCCGGTCTTGTCTGTTTATATCGCTCAAAAGAATTTCCCCACCAACCAGTTCACACCAGAAGAGCAACGTGACTTCATCATACAGGATCTGGGCCCTGCCCTGGCTGCCAGTTCCCACAAAAAGGTCCAGCTCATAATCCATGATGACCAAAGAGTCAACCTTCCTTACTGGGCCAAAGTG ATCATAGGCAACAGCAGTGCCGCCCAGTATGTGTCAGGCGTTGGGATCCACTGGTATCTGGACAGCGTGATCCCTCCGGAGCCTACCCTGGAGGCCACCTACCTCCTCTACCCCgatttttttctgctttacacAGAATCTTGTAACGGCTTTCGAAgttgggaacccaaggttgacCTAGGAAGTTGGGAACGGGGCAATCGATACAGCCGAAATATCCTGACG AACCTCAACAGCTTCGTCACCGGCTGGATTGACTGGAATTTGGCTCTGGACACGGAAGGGGGCCCGAACTTTGTGCAAAATTACGTGGACAGCCCGATCATCGTTGATGCGTTCCAGGACGAGTTCTACAAGCAGCCGATGTTCTACCATTTAGGACACTTCAG caagttTATACCTGAAGGCTCTGTTCGTGTTGCTCTGACCTCCCAGTGTGGAATAGGCATCTGCCAGCTTCAGAGCGCCGGCTTCCTGCGCCCGGACGGCGTCGCTGTGGTGGTCGTGCTGAATGA